One stretch of Candidatus Hydrogenedentota bacterium DNA includes these proteins:
- a CDS encoding SUMF1/EgtB/PvdO family nonheme iron enzyme, whose translation MSSVDFDGDMPTFVNLRAEVVLGDRFRLVRKIGAGGMGEVWLAEDHTLDNRPVALKMLRPELAEDAAAIVNLKREVVITRELRHPHIVGVFDFHQQGELGFVSMEYVAGKPLSACLGAREGPFPLGEVLPWARQLADALDYAHGRKVLHRDVKPGNMLLADDGTVKLVDFGIARVIKDTETRRTGHATSGTLAYMSPQQVMNEKAHRNDSRNDVYSFSASLYELLSGEPPFAGGDLSLQILRKPPEPIEGVPEHVNTALLAGLAKEIERRPATCAALIHDFSGAAAEARRQEQAARRVREEEQRKRGEDGRQRSKAGPRAAWALLAIAAVFVALILVVRYSGQRKPGDVQTVDLGGGVTLELVWIPAGTFTMGSPASEAGRNDDEAQHQVTLTQGFWMGKHEVTQGQWERVMGNNPGHFTGDPRLPVEQVSWGDCQEFLERLNSRVSGGFRLPTEAQWEYACRAGTTAPFHFGETISTEQANYDGNYAYGSGRQGTYRGKTAEVGSFPANAWGIYDMHGNVSEWCSDWYASDYYQRCPGNDPENGAKNAYRVLRGGSWDTQPRFCRSAYRFWDAPEGRENGRGLRLVRVPAP comes from the coding sequence ATGAGCAGCGTCGATTTCGACGGCGATATGCCGACCTTCGTCAACCTGCGCGCCGAGGTGGTGCTCGGGGACCGGTTCCGGCTCGTGCGGAAGATTGGCGCGGGCGGCATGGGCGAGGTCTGGCTGGCCGAGGACCACACGCTCGACAACCGGCCGGTCGCGCTCAAAATGCTGCGGCCGGAACTGGCGGAGGACGCCGCCGCAATCGTGAACCTGAAGCGCGAGGTGGTCATTACGCGCGAACTGCGGCATCCGCACATCGTGGGCGTGTTCGATTTCCACCAGCAGGGCGAACTGGGCTTCGTCTCGATGGAATACGTGGCGGGCAAGCCGCTTTCGGCTTGCCTGGGCGCGCGGGAGGGGCCGTTCCCGCTGGGGGAGGTGCTGCCGTGGGCGCGTCAGTTGGCGGACGCGCTGGACTACGCGCACGGGAGGAAGGTGCTGCACCGGGACGTGAAGCCGGGCAACATGCTGCTGGCGGACGACGGCACGGTGAAGCTGGTGGATTTCGGCATCGCGCGGGTCATCAAGGACACGGAGACGCGGCGCACGGGCCACGCGACGAGCGGCACGCTGGCGTACATGAGCCCGCAGCAGGTGATGAACGAGAAAGCGCACCGGAACGACTCGCGCAATGACGTGTACTCCTTCTCCGCGTCGCTGTACGAGTTGTTGAGCGGCGAGCCGCCGTTTGCGGGCGGCGACCTGTCGCTGCAGATTCTGCGCAAGCCGCCGGAACCCATCGAAGGCGTGCCGGAGCATGTGAACACGGCCCTGCTGGCGGGGTTGGCGAAGGAGATTGAGCGCCGCCCCGCGACCTGTGCGGCGTTGATACACGACTTCTCCGGCGCCGCGGCCGAAGCGCGGCGGCAAGAGCAGGCGGCCCGCCGCGTACGCGAGGAAGAGCAGCGCAAACGCGGGGAAGACGGGCGCCAGCGGAGCAAGGCTGGTCCACGCGCCGCCTGGGCGTTGCTTGCTATCGCGGCGGTTTTTGTAGCGCTGATTCTCGTGGTCCGCTATTCAGGCCAGCGGAAGCCCGGCGACGTGCAGACGGTGGACCTTGGCGGCGGCGTGACGCTGGAACTGGTTTGGATACCCGCGGGGACATTCACGATGGGCAGCCCGGCAAGCGAGGCGGGGCGTAATGATGACGAGGCGCAACATCAGGTGACCCTGACGCAGGGTTTCTGGATGGGCAAGCATGAGGTGACACAGGGGCAATGGGAGCGGGTGATGGGAAACAACCCGGGTCACTTCACGGGCGACCCGCGTTTGCCCGTGGAGCAGGTGTCGTGGGGGGACTGCCAGGAGTTCCTTGAGAGGCTGAACAGCCGCGTGAGCGGCGGCTTCCGGCTGCCGACCGAAGCGCAATGGGAGTATGCGTGCCGCGCGGGAACGACTGCGCCATTCCATTTTGGCGAGACGATTTCGACGGAGCAGGCGAACTACGACGGCAACTATGCGTATGGGAGCGGACGGCAGGGGACCTATCGGGGGAAGACGGCGGAGGTGGGCAGTTTCCCGGCAAACGCCTGGGGCATTTACGACATGCATGGGAACGTGTCGGAATGGTGCTCGGATTGGTATGCGAGCGACTATTACCAGCGCTGTCCGGGGAACGACCCCGAGAATGGCGCGAAAAACGCGTATCGCGTGCTGCGGGGCGGGTCTTGGGACACCCAACCCAGGTTCTGCCGCTCCGCCTACCGGTTCTGGGATGCGCCGGAGGGCCGGGAAAACGGCAGGGGCCTTCGGCTGGTTCGCGTCCCTGCCCCGTGA
- a CDS encoding prepilin-type N-terminal cleavage/methylation domain-containing protein, whose amino-acid sequence MGTREKGFTLIELLVVIAIIGILAAILLPALARAREAARRASCQNNLKEWGLIFKMYANEAPGEGFPPLQMTYEQTYQGWDYGWPPVPYSVELVQALGPCVSAVYPEYLTDPNIIICPSDSKFTSDSLKNRTSGDYEFHIPFNRGGESNDRGVSLIDGSYQYLGWLLDRIADDYPTRTWGSSPLLAWFPWVPGGARVPAQLLDLLDYVFFQKLLEAMAVPASQADTLVRKTASGDVPVNFGNGNGGLETIYHLREGVERFLVTDINNPAASAEAQSTVPVMWDVVSTVVSAYNHVPGGSNILYMDGHVDFNRYPAVPPLQKNLATALGAFAKNGEDAN is encoded by the coding sequence ATGGGAACTCGCGAAAAGGGTTTTACGCTGATAGAACTGCTGGTGGTGATCGCCATCATTGGCATCCTGGCGGCAATACTCCTGCCGGCGCTGGCCCGGGCTCGCGAGGCCGCGCGCAGGGCGAGTTGTCAGAACAACCTGAAGGAGTGGGGTCTGATTTTTAAGATGTACGCCAATGAAGCGCCGGGCGAGGGGTTTCCCCCGTTGCAGATGACCTACGAGCAGACATATCAAGGCTGGGATTACGGCTGGCCGCCGGTCCCCTACTCGGTCGAACTGGTGCAGGCCTTGGGTCCGTGCGTCAGCGCCGTATATCCCGAGTACTTGACCGACCCGAATATCATCATCTGTCCCTCGGATTCGAAGTTCACTTCCGATAGCCTCAAGAACCGGACCTCGGGTGACTACGAATTCCACATTCCCTTCAACAGAGGCGGCGAATCCAATGACCGCGGCGTTTCTCTCATTGACGGCAGCTATCAATATCTGGGGTGGCTGTTGGACCGGATTGCCGACGACTATCCCACCCGGACCTGGGGCAGTTCCCCGCTCCTTGCCTGGTTCCCGTGGGTTCCGGGCGGTGCTCGTGTGCCCGCGCAACTGCTCGACCTGCTGGACTACGTCTTTTTCCAGAAACTGCTTGAGGCAATGGCCGTCCCCGCTTCTCAGGCGGATACGCTGGTGAGGAAGACAGCTTCGGGGGACGTTCCCGTCAACTTTGGCAATGGCAACGGCGGGCTCGAAACGATTTATCACTTGCGCGAGGGCGTGGAGCGTTTCCTGGTCACGGACATCAACAACCCCGCGGCGTCCGCTGAAGCCCAGAGCACTGTGCCCGTCATGTGGGATGTCGTATCCACGGTGGTTTCCGCGTACAACCACGTCCCCGGCGGCTCCAATATTCTGTACATGGATGGACACGTGGATTTCAACCGGTATCCGGCCGTGCCGCCATTGCAGAAGAATCTGGCGACCGCCTTGGGCGCATTCGCGAAGAACGGCGAGGACGCGAACTGA
- a CDS encoding PocR ligand-binding domain-containing protein, translating to MQEALERVQQHVTPACSFLIEYLSLFADNAGLGGMSVYFGDSELHGPATESRMQNLVRDEIEQLAEQTKMQTARMRRFCALLRRFSEGSRRCWNCDVSWIARAERTKRTQVYQCHAGLTDIVVPIVVRGEYVGRILTGQLFQPGRLRGGFDDIWNRVKDVGDLEREELEETCRELASVSNAELRAIVRVLENAARTLGDLWENMTALLEQEKQLLRMHVYLEREFADWLVSGRNFSMPEALARAKAIGLSELPTAVIVAQPDLASQAAFEMDSIQKHQAFVNLVEAMHRVSGAVPDSLVVSMQPGEIVLFWHLPKTRNPELRRLRSTEMAARIVQEAKRYSQVPVLIGVSMNSYSAGRMDTAYREARTTLNKRDDEAAFKPYPGESNGEWLARFRRELVPILLELRDAVARDDRQAVGRVFEMMLRMLNTCPAQDCDARRLLFTEMVYCFLDGLRETRCCETEVERIKLDYMRSFSGLRTMEDITGWFRSALAGTVFNVEAVCMSPEERAVAQACVMVGKGLGHTLNRKQIALAVGMSESHFGAVFHNVMGVPFREYVQLARIAQAQRLLLEPGKSVSEVAGDVGYADMSSFSRAFARTCGVSPTIYRRSPRAHKPVTVPRKVCATQA from the coding sequence ATGCAGGAAGCCTTGGAGCGAGTCCAACAGCATGTCACTCCAGCATGTTCCTTTCTCATCGAATACCTGAGTCTTTTCGCGGACAACGCCGGGCTGGGGGGAATGTCCGTGTATTTCGGCGATAGCGAACTGCACGGACCCGCGACTGAGAGCCGCATGCAGAACCTCGTCCGGGATGAAATCGAGCAGTTGGCGGAGCAGACCAAGATGCAGACCGCGCGCATGCGCCGGTTCTGTGCCCTGTTGCGCCGGTTTTCGGAAGGCAGCCGCCGGTGCTGGAACTGTGACGTCAGTTGGATCGCGCGCGCGGAGCGGACCAAACGCACGCAGGTCTATCAGTGTCACGCGGGCCTGACGGACATCGTCGTGCCCATCGTGGTTCGAGGAGAATACGTAGGCCGCATCCTTACGGGGCAGTTGTTTCAGCCCGGCAGGCTGCGCGGCGGTTTCGACGACATCTGGAACCGCGTCAAGGATGTCGGGGACCTGGAGAGGGAGGAACTGGAAGAGACCTGCCGCGAACTGGCCTCCGTGAGCAATGCCGAGTTGCGTGCCATCGTGCGGGTCCTGGAGAACGCCGCGCGGACCCTCGGCGACCTGTGGGAGAACATGACTGCGCTGCTCGAGCAGGAGAAGCAGCTCTTGCGCATGCATGTCTATCTGGAGCGGGAGTTTGCCGATTGGCTCGTGAGTGGCCGGAATTTCTCCATGCCCGAGGCGCTGGCCCGGGCAAAGGCCATCGGCCTGAGCGAATTGCCGACGGCCGTTATCGTCGCACAGCCGGACCTCGCCAGTCAGGCCGCTTTTGAGATGGACTCCATCCAGAAGCATCAGGCGTTCGTCAACCTCGTGGAAGCCATGCACCGGGTGAGCGGGGCGGTGCCGGATTCCCTCGTGGTTTCGATGCAGCCGGGGGAAATTGTCCTGTTCTGGCATTTGCCCAAGACGCGCAACCCCGAACTGAGACGGCTCAGGTCAACCGAAATGGCGGCCAGAATTGTGCAGGAAGCGAAGCGGTACTCCCAAGTGCCCGTGCTGATTGGCGTGAGCATGAACAGTTATTCCGCCGGACGGATGGATACCGCTTATCGTGAGGCGCGCACCACCCTGAACAAGCGGGACGACGAAGCGGCGTTCAAGCCGTACCCTGGCGAATCCAATGGCGAATGGCTTGCCAGGTTCCGCCGCGAACTTGTTCCCATTCTGCTCGAACTGCGTGACGCCGTCGCCCGCGATGACAGACAGGCCGTCGGCCGGGTCTTTGAAATGATGTTGCGGATGTTGAACACCTGCCCGGCGCAGGACTGCGATGCGCGCCGGCTGCTGTTCACGGAAATGGTGTACTGTTTCCTGGACGGACTCAGGGAAACGCGATGCTGTGAGACGGAGGTGGAGCGGATCAAACTGGATTATATGCGGTCCTTTTCGGGGCTTCGAACCATGGAAGACATCACCGGCTGGTTCCGGAGCGCGTTAGCCGGGACGGTCTTCAACGTAGAAGCGGTGTGCATGTCGCCGGAGGAACGCGCTGTTGCGCAGGCCTGCGTGATGGTGGGCAAGGGGCTGGGCCACACGCTGAACCGGAAACAGATTGCCCTGGCCGTGGGCATGTCGGAGAGCCACTTTGGCGCCGTGTTTCACAACGTAATGGGGGTGCCTTTCAGAGAATATGTGCAGTTGGCGCGGATAGCCCAAGCGCAGCGGCTCCTACTGGAACCCGGGAAGAGCGTTTCGGAGGTCGCGGGCGACGTGGGCTACGCGGATATGTCGTCCTTCTCACGAGCCTTTGCCAGAACCTGCGGCGTTTCGCCCACCATCTACCGCCGCTCGCCACGGGCGCACAAGCCCGTAACCGTCCCCAGAAAGGTGTGTGCCACGCAGGCATAG
- a CDS encoding PhoPQ-activated pathogenicity-related family protein — protein sequence MCKHAVQWFLCVLVLCVAAAARPDAPPSYPYARESANPTALDRYVAKPDSNYAWELVQTEQEEGLTSYTIDLTSQQWRTAAEVDRPVWKHWLTVTVPETVAYPTALLFVDGGSNRPGAPPRGPDSDVKKIARATRTITASIFMVPNQPLVFADAMGWPRSEDGMIAYTWDKYLRTGDEEWPARLPMTKAAVRAMDTVQAFCASEAGGGHAVRDFVVAGGSKRGWTTWTTAIVDNRVRAIIPCVIDLLNVVESFHHHCAVYGHWSVAVGDYAALRVLDWLDTPENASLMSIVDPYAYRDRLTMPKLVMNAANDQFFLPDSSKFYWDGLQGPKWLRYVPNAGHPLNDTALGSVTSFYYAIAADLPMPSYTFVFEDDGAILVRLVPYPDGSLPQPAAVTLWQAHNPKKRDFRGVTATYAPSAVAPLEPGLYRANVQPPGAGWIAYFVELSFPGPLPEAPYTFTTGVRTMPDAEPFTYKPPANPPKGFLAPEGPR from the coding sequence ATGTGTAAACACGCTGTCCAATGGTTCCTGTGTGTGCTGGTGTTGTGCGTGGCGGCCGCCGCCAGGCCCGATGCGCCCCCGTCCTATCCCTACGCCCGGGAGTCCGCCAATCCGACGGCCCTGGACCGCTACGTCGCCAAGCCCGACTCGAACTACGCGTGGGAACTCGTCCAGACAGAGCAAGAAGAAGGGCTTACTTCCTACACAATCGACCTCACCTCGCAGCAGTGGCGCACCGCCGCCGAGGTCGACCGGCCCGTCTGGAAACACTGGCTGACCGTCACCGTGCCCGAAACCGTGGCCTATCCCACCGCTCTGCTCTTCGTGGACGGCGGCAGCAACCGGCCCGGCGCACCGCCCCGCGGGCCCGATTCCGACGTCAAGAAGATTGCGCGCGCCACCAGGACAATCACTGCTTCCATTTTCATGGTCCCCAACCAGCCCCTCGTGTTCGCGGATGCCATGGGCTGGCCGCGCTCCGAAGACGGCATGATCGCATACACCTGGGACAAATACCTCCGTACCGGCGACGAAGAATGGCCCGCGCGCCTGCCCATGACCAAGGCCGCCGTCCGCGCCATGGACACCGTCCAGGCGTTCTGCGCCTCCGAAGCGGGCGGCGGGCACGCCGTCCGCGACTTCGTGGTTGCCGGCGGGTCCAAGCGCGGCTGGACCACCTGGACCACGGCCATCGTTGATAACCGCGTGCGCGCCATCATCCCCTGCGTTATCGACCTGCTCAACGTCGTAGAATCCTTCCACCATCACTGCGCCGTCTACGGACACTGGTCGGTTGCCGTTGGCGACTACGCCGCCCTGCGCGTACTTGACTGGCTCGACACGCCCGAAAACGCGTCCCTCATGAGCATCGTCGACCCCTACGCCTACCGGGACCGCCTCACCATGCCCAAGCTCGTCATGAATGCCGCCAATGACCAGTTCTTCCTTCCCGATTCCTCCAAGTTCTACTGGGACGGCCTCCAGGGCCCGAAATGGCTCCGCTACGTCCCCAACGCCGGCCACCCCCTGAACGACACGGCCCTCGGCAGCGTCACCTCCTTCTACTACGCCATTGCCGCGGACCTGCCCATGCCCAGCTACACTTTCGTATTCGAAGACGACGGCGCCATACTCGTACGCCTCGTGCCCTACCCCGATGGATCCCTGCCCCAGCCCGCCGCCGTAACCCTCTGGCAAGCCCACAACCCCAAAAAGCGCGACTTCCGCGGCGTGACCGCCACCTACGCGCCCTCCGCCGTCGCCCCCCTGGAACCCGGCCTCTACCGCGCCAACGTCCAGCCCCCCGGCGCCGGCTGGATTGCCTACTTCGTCGAACTCAGCTTTCCCGGCCCTCTCCCCGAGGCACCCTACACGTTCACCACTGGCGTCCGCACCATGCCCGACGCCGAACCCTTCACCTACAAGCCCCCCGCCAACCCGCCCAAAGGCTTCCTTGCCCCAGAAGGCCCCAGGTAA
- a CDS encoding glycosyltransferase family 2 protein — translation MAEERCRVSVVVCTYNRAESLSRCLESVMHQETGGTFTYEVVVVDDGSTDHTAKVVVQAQAAGGAPVRYVRNWEGGGVAAARNLGVEAASGDWVAFCDDDQRAAPDWLKELLRVGWERGARCVGGGIRADLPEDVRARHGRICMDLLGEHAYEGAPFVFAGHDLPSTGNLLVAKEVFDEVGGFDTGTDSGEDTEFLARVQRAGIAVWAAPASLVCHQVPEYRLGPKYLRWVSRRWGVHFALVDARHRGCRATVLRGIARLGQAGVIFLPRACWAWLRHDRAALCDQFCLLWRTEGYVRKCLSLCAPVLLAQPRFFAALRFRAERRLFTPELGPPRRPGVA, via the coding sequence ATGGCTGAGGAGAGGTGCAGGGTAAGCGTGGTGGTATGCACTTACAACCGGGCGGAGAGCCTGTCCCGGTGTCTTGAGAGCGTCATGCATCAAGAGACGGGGGGCACGTTTACGTACGAGGTCGTCGTCGTCGACGACGGTTCCACGGACCATACGGCCAAGGTGGTGGTGCAAGCGCAGGCGGCCGGCGGCGCGCCGGTCCGCTACGTGCGCAACTGGGAAGGGGGCGGCGTGGCGGCGGCGCGGAATCTTGGCGTAGAAGCGGCGAGCGGGGACTGGGTGGCCTTCTGCGACGACGACCAGCGCGCCGCGCCGGATTGGCTGAAGGAGCTGCTGCGCGTGGGATGGGAGCGCGGGGCACGATGCGTGGGGGGCGGCATCCGCGCCGACCTCCCGGAGGACGTACGAGCGCGGCACGGTCGCATCTGCATGGACCTGCTGGGCGAGCACGCGTATGAAGGCGCGCCGTTCGTCTTCGCCGGCCATGATTTGCCATCGACGGGTAATCTGCTGGTCGCGAAAGAGGTGTTCGACGAGGTGGGCGGCTTCGACACGGGCACGGACAGCGGCGAAGACACGGAGTTCCTGGCGCGCGTTCAACGCGCCGGCATCGCCGTCTGGGCGGCGCCTGCGTCGCTTGTCTGTCACCAGGTGCCGGAATACCGGCTCGGCCCCAAGTACCTGCGCTGGGTTTCGCGGCGCTGGGGCGTGCACTTTGCGCTGGTGGACGCAAGACACCGGGGCTGCCGCGCGACGGTTCTCCGCGGCATTGCGCGGCTGGGCCAGGCGGGGGTCATCTTCCTGCCCCGGGCGTGTTGGGCGTGGCTCCGGCATGACCGCGCCGCCTTGTGCGACCAGTTCTGCCTGCTATGGCGTACGGAAGGGTACGTGCGCAAGTGCCTGAGCCTGTGCGCGCCGGTGCTGCTGGCGCAGCCGCGCTTCTTCGCGGCGCTGCGGTTCCGGGCGGAGCGGCGCCTTTTTACGCCGGAGCTAGGGCCGCCGCGGCGTCCCGGCGTCGCTTGA
- a CDS encoding polysaccharide deacetylase family protein gives MNAMRNCAARLGWHGDARVVLFHVDDAGLCRAANLGVIAALEAGLARSCSVMTPCPGAEAIAAYLQARPDADAGIHLTLTSEFGSFRWRPLTLPEDAPGLAGPEGFFWPSARDVAAHATPEEVAREIRAQTEAGRELGIPITHLDAHMGTAFLRADFFDRYARAGAAAGVPVLAAVGPASRARRLALLARRAACKVRGTPCYEFPAVPGSLVSNVWDAGLPVVDRIHADALGWPREEKKKRLMMFLRALRPGITVVLLHCALPADDLRLLEDSGDSRVGDTEAITDPEVRATVEAEGIVVTSWRELKRRRDAAAALAPA, from the coding sequence ATGAATGCGATGCGGAACTGCGCGGCGCGGCTCGGCTGGCACGGCGACGCCCGCGTGGTTCTTTTCCACGTCGATGACGCCGGTCTGTGCCGGGCTGCGAACCTGGGCGTGATCGCAGCGCTCGAAGCCGGGCTCGCCCGGTCGTGCAGCGTCATGACCCCTTGCCCCGGCGCCGAAGCCATCGCGGCCTACCTCCAAGCGCGCCCCGATGCCGACGCGGGCATTCACCTCACGCTCACCTCGGAATTCGGCTCGTTCCGCTGGCGCCCGCTCACGCTGCCCGAAGACGCGCCGGGCCTCGCCGGCCCCGAGGGTTTCTTCTGGCCCTCTGCCCGCGATGTGGCGGCTCACGCCACTCCGGAGGAAGTCGCGCGCGAGATTCGCGCGCAGACCGAGGCGGGCCGCGAGCTTGGCATACCCATCACGCACCTGGACGCGCACATGGGAACGGCGTTTCTGCGCGCCGACTTTTTCGACCGATACGCGCGCGCGGGCGCCGCGGCGGGCGTCCCCGTGCTGGCTGCCGTCGGCCCGGCTTCCCGCGCCCGGCGCCTGGCCCTGCTCGCCCGGCGAGCGGCCTGCAAGGTGCGCGGAACGCCTTGTTACGAGTTTCCCGCCGTTCCGGGCAGTCTGGTCTCGAATGTCTGGGACGCGGGCTTGCCTGTCGTGGACCGCATCCACGCCGATGCGCTCGGGTGGCCCCGCGAGGAGAAGAAGAAACGCCTGATGATGTTCCTGCGCGCCTTGAGGCCGGGCATCACCGTCGTGTTGCTGCATTGCGCGCTGCCCGCGGACGATTTGCGCCTGCTTGAAGACTCGGGCGACTCCCGCGTCGGCGATACCGAAGCCATCACGGACCCCGAAGTGCGCGCCACCGTCGAGGCGGAAGGTATCGTGGTGACGAGTTGGCGCGAACTCAAGCGACGCCGGGACGCCGCGGCGGCCCTAGCTCCGGCGTAA
- a CDS encoding cyclic nucleotide-binding domain-containing protein, which translates to MSEAGELQRVLSLPLLRGLPDDARERVARVFLDTSERWDLADGETLMQQGHLGFDSGYVLIEGSVEIQRQTGGPVVLPAPTLLGEMSQFKFCDTRTATVCAKGDASVLQFQWEDFYDMAREALPESGYNALMEAIEQLVWDRFGGQVLLDLPLFRGLEDGLRLKICIIFPWIADEARFRDGEEIFGVGERCQSKGYLLMDGAVRLIRPDRSEKTVAAPHLIGVMPKHDPSLTWSAKAVAQGAVRMLAFSWQQYLARLQKRLTADEQRSLIEAMKANAAAHFWH; encoded by the coding sequence ATGAGTGAAGCGGGTGAACTCCAACGAGTCCTGTCCTTGCCCCTGTTGCGCGGGTTGCCCGATGATGCCCGGGAGCGGGTGGCGCGCGTGTTCTTGGACACTTCCGAACGGTGGGACCTCGCCGACGGCGAAACGCTGATGCAGCAAGGGCACCTGGGTTTCGACAGCGGCTATGTGCTCATCGAGGGCAGCGTCGAGATTCAGCGGCAGACGGGCGGGCCGGTGGTCCTGCCCGCGCCCACGCTCCTGGGGGAGATGTCGCAGTTCAAATTCTGCGATACGCGCACGGCCACGGTGTGCGCGAAAGGCGACGCGTCGGTGCTCCAGTTTCAGTGGGAGGATTTTTATGACATGGCGCGGGAGGCGCTGCCGGAAAGCGGCTACAACGCGCTGATGGAGGCTATCGAACAGCTCGTCTGGGACCGCTTCGGCGGGCAGGTATTGCTTGACTTGCCTTTGTTCCGAGGCCTGGAGGACGGGCTGCGCCTGAAGATTTGCATCATCTTCCCCTGGATCGCGGACGAAGCGCGGTTCCGCGACGGCGAGGAGATCTTCGGCGTGGGCGAACGCTGCCAGTCGAAGGGGTATTTGCTGATGGACGGCGCCGTGCGTCTGATCCGGCCCGACCGTTCGGAGAAGACCGTTGCGGCCCCGCACCTGATTGGCGTCATGCCGAAGCACGACCCTAGCCTGACGTGGTCGGCCAAGGCGGTCGCGCAGGGCGCGGTGCGGATGCTCGCTTTCTCCTGGCAGCAGTACCTGGCCAGGCTCCAGAAGCGGCTCACGGCCGATGAGCAGCGGAGCCTGATTGAAGCGATGAAGGCAAATGCCGCGGCGCACTTCTGGCACTGA
- a CDS encoding PilT/PilU family type 4a pilus ATPase, translated as MDTTGQDARRRPSGKQLTLHKILAYAVKKGASDIHLKVPRPPIVRIDGEIRFAGEVPLTQEHMLGYLDEIMTPEQKNRFLETGDADLAISMSGIGRFRVNCLKQRGSVAIIMRHVKGKAPDLSKLHLPMGPVERIADMRRGLILVTGTTGSGKSTTLAGIIDIINRNQSVHIVTLEDPIEFLHEDRKSSVIQREVAIDTRDFKTALRAMMREDPDVILIGEMRDTETFQACISAAETGHLVFSTLHTTNAMLTIDRILDLFPPDQHQQVRSQLALQLRAIISQRLLPNLEGTGRVPAIEILFMTPAIAQLIRENALKQIPNAIAGGKEEGMQTFNMSLVQLVNEGLISEQEAELASDNAEELRMNLKGIYLSQGRGGILKR; from the coding sequence ATGGACACGACCGGACAAGACGCACGCAGGCGCCCCTCGGGCAAACAACTTACCCTGCACAAGATCCTTGCCTACGCCGTGAAGAAGGGCGCGTCGGACATACACCTCAAGGTGCCGCGCCCGCCTATCGTCCGCATCGACGGCGAAATCCGATTCGCGGGCGAAGTGCCACTGACGCAAGAGCACATGCTCGGCTACCTCGACGAAATCATGACGCCCGAACAAAAAAACCGCTTTCTCGAGACCGGCGACGCCGACCTCGCCATCAGCATGTCCGGCATCGGCCGGTTCCGCGTCAACTGCCTGAAACAGCGGGGCAGCGTCGCGATCATCATGCGCCACGTCAAGGGCAAAGCCCCCGACCTCTCCAAACTGCACCTGCCCATGGGGCCCGTCGAGCGCATCGCCGACATGCGCCGCGGCCTCATCCTCGTCACCGGCACCACCGGCAGCGGCAAATCCACCACTCTCGCGGGCATTATCGACATCATCAACCGCAACCAGTCCGTGCACATCGTCACCCTCGAAGACCCGATCGAGTTCCTCCACGAAGACAGGAAAAGCAGCGTCATCCAGCGCGAAGTCGCCATCGACACCCGCGACTTCAAGACCGCGCTGCGCGCCATGATGCGCGAAGACCCCGACGTCATCCTCATCGGCGAAATGCGCGACACCGAGACCTTCCAGGCCTGCATCTCCGCCGCCGAGACCGGGCACCTCGTCTTCAGCACCCTCCACACCACCAACGCCATGCTGACCATCGACCGCATCCTCGACCTCTTCCCGCCCGACCAGCACCAGCAGGTCCGCTCCCAGCTTGCCCTGCAACTGCGCGCCATCATCTCCCAGCGCCTGCTCCCCAACCTCGAAGGCACCGGCCGCGTGCCCGCCATCGAGATCCTGTTCATGACCCCCGCCATCGCCCAGCTCATCCGCGAAAACGCGCTCAAACAAATCCCCAACGCCATCGCCGGCGGCAAAGAAGAAGGCATGCAGACCTTCAACATGAGCCTGGTCCAACTGGTGAACGAAGGACTCATCAGCGAACAGGAAGCCGAACTCGCCTCCGACAACGCCGAAGAACTGCGCATGAACCTCAAAGGCATCTACCTCAGCCAGGGACGCGGCGGCATCCTCAAACGCTGA